In Arsenophonus sp. aPb, one DNA window encodes the following:
- a CDS encoding tail fiber assembly protein yields the protein MKKDDVYYFSATKLCWLSESLKESYISAGTWDDEAIKIPFNIYKEYALCAPPEGKILGADKNGAPIWVDIPPKTKNELIKDAENTKIELMQNAAAIITPLQDAIDLNMATEEECKKLMEWKTYRVLLSRIDISIAPNIEWPKLPK from the coding sequence ATGAAAAAGGATGATGTTTATTATTTTAGTGCAACAAAGTTATGTTGGTTATCTGAATCTTTGAAAGAGAGTTATATCAGTGCAGGTACTTGGGATGATGAAGCAATTAAAATTCCTTTTAATATATATAAAGAGTATGCACTTTGTGCGCCGCCGGAGGGAAAAATTTTAGGTGCAGATAAAAATGGTGCACCGATTTGGGTTGATATTCCACCTAAAACTAAAAATGAATTAATCAAAGATGCAGAAAATACAAAAATTGAATTAATGCAAAATGCAGCAGCAATTATCACACCCTTACAGGATGCCATTGATTTGAATATGGCAACCGAAGAAGAATGTAAAAAATTAATGGAATGGAAAACCTATCGCGTGCTATTAAGTCGTATAGACATATCAATTGCACCTAATATCGAATGGCCAAAATTGCCCAAATAA
- a CDS encoding DUF1003 domain-containing protein, with product MSEHKKFRFYQPLKGLSHTFGDEWFALKAEAFARFFGTPGFLIGQTVVVAAWIYINITGITKFDPYPFILLNLTFSLQAAYAAPLILLAQTRQSERDQAHAIGDAQHREDLAEAMAQRQAIAEYNTEQLFVLLQQNTELTKLTKEMAERIEKLTIQLESRTRK from the coding sequence ATGTCGGAACATAAAAAATTTCGCTTTTATCAGCCGCTAAAAGGCCTCAGTCATACATTTGGTGATGAATGGTTTGCTCTTAAGGCAGAAGCATTTGCACGCTTTTTTGGCACCCCAGGTTTTTTAATTGGGCAAACTGTTGTTGTTGCTGCATGGATCTACATTAATATAACTGGGATAACTAAATTTGATCCCTATCCGTTTATTTTACTGAATTTAACTTTTAGTCTGCAAGCAGCCTATGCGGCTCCGTTAATATTGCTTGCGCAAACTCGACAATCTGAACGTGATCAAGCACATGCGATAGGGGATGCTCAACATAGAGAAGATTTAGCTGAAGCCATGGCGCAAAGGCAAGCTATTGCGGAATATAACACTGAGCAGTTATTTGTATTACTTCAACAAAACACAGAGTTAACCAAATTAACAAAAGAAATGGCCGAGCGCATTGAAAAATTAACTATTCAATTAGAAAGCCGTACTCGCAAATAA
- a CDS encoding polysaccharide deacetylase family protein, with product MNATTIPILMYHHVSPSPGLVTLSPKTFTQQMTWLANSGWKTLSTKELEQFYQGKPFPRKSVMITFDDGYLDNWIYAFPVLEQLQLKASIFLITKDIGNGQVRKLSNIEYSHRECEIKIRNGQADDVMLRWSEIEHMQASELIEFHNHTHSHLRWDQLKANVEKRHAALIADIEQCRNILIKQLGYCSQHLCWPQGFYNRDYAKIAKELGFNYLYTTERRMNRVCQPETWRLGRISTKEREDAQWLKRRLFYYTTPVVSSLYALHKGPRYT from the coding sequence ATGAATGCAACAACTATTCCTATTCTTATGTACCATCACGTTAGCCCGTCTCCCGGATTAGTTACTTTATCCCCAAAAACTTTCACACAGCAGATGACATGGCTAGCTAATAGCGGCTGGAAAACCCTTTCTACAAAAGAATTAGAGCAATTTTATCAGGGTAAGCCTTTTCCACGAAAGAGTGTCATGATCACTTTTGATGATGGCTATTTAGACAATTGGATTTACGCTTTTCCTGTGTTAGAACAATTGCAGCTTAAAGCCAGTATCTTTCTCATTACCAAAGATATTGGTAATGGTCAGGTTAGAAAACTATCTAATATCGAATATTCACACCGTGAATGTGAAATAAAAATCCGTAACGGCCAAGCCGATGATGTTATGCTGCGATGGTCAGAAATTGAACACATGCAAGCTAGTGAATTAATTGAATTCCATAATCACACACATTCACATTTACGTTGGGATCAATTAAAAGCTAATGTTGAAAAACGTCATGCAGCATTAATTGCAGATATTGAACAATGCCGTAATATACTTATCAAACAACTTGGTTATTGCAGTCAGCACTTATGTTGGCCACAAGGATTTTATAATAGAGACTACGCAAAAATTGCAAAAGAACTGGGATTTAATTATCTCTATACGACAGAACGTCGTATGAATAGGGTTTGCCAACCAGAAACTTGGCGATTAGGACGAATTAGCACCAAAGAAAGAGAAGATGCACAGTGGTTAAAACGTCGTCTTTTCTATTACACTACGCCAGTTGTCTCTTCACTTTATGCTTTACATAAAGGACCTAGATATACTTAA